The following is a genomic window from Bactrocera dorsalis isolate Fly_Bdor unplaced genomic scaffold, ASM2337382v1 BdCtg081, whole genome shotgun sequence.
TTCGCTCATCGATGTTAAAATCTAAGCTCGCCATTGACTATGATTACCAGCCAAAAACTCTCTACAATTATTACGTCGAAACTCTTTCTGCAAAGAAGATTTATTGTTGGGAATGACCGACTCTCAGTGCATTAAGATACAATATATATTCTTAACTTGAtcgtttatttaaatttagtgttcattatttcttgactacggtcttaagtttgtatgtattagAAAAGAATGTGCGACTTTAGCTATCGGGTTTGCAGatcttaattatatttatacatacaatctATAAGtagtaatataaatttaaagcaaGTATGTGCCCTATTCGAAGGTTTACCTCAAATCGTCTCGATCACGCTTTCTTCCGGCGATCGTTACTAAACTCTTATAACTTTAGTAAATACAGTGAAAATCGAATTGATCCGATGTTTTTCAGAGGGATCCCTACATTGTTTTCAAGTTTCCCAACTACAGGATTTGTACGGAAAGTAATAATACTGATGTTCTTCCGGCGTGACTGTACTTCGGaacgtgcgcgcaccgactgcacccggtagagggcgttcctagctaacgaacgagcggctagTCAATTGTCTCTGAGCACCTGGGAAGTCAGGgaaaacattttcgcgcgacgtgtctCTGTGAGTGGTgaaagccgaaaatgcagcgttcttTAGAGCAGAGTTTCGATTATAtcctgtgtgaaactcggtatgTCGGCCACAGAgatgtttgatatgatcaagcagacttacccagatgttgctttagcaagaagtggtgtgtttcggtgacaGCAGGCTGTTTGAAGACCGAAAGAATCAGCAAATCCAAAGTGGAAACGATGCTCATTATCTTTTttggcatcaaaggcatcatccaccatgaatttcttcttcctggacaaaccgttaACGTCAAGTTTtatgtggaagtcctcaagagaccaAACGAAGGATCTATCAAGGGTCCGACAAGATATCGCAGttgattggaagttgcaccacgataaaACCCCGGCTCATACCACCTTTCTTGTGAATAGCTACCTAACCAAgcccggcatcccaacgcttccgtaGCCGCTCTACAGCTCAGATGTGGCCGCCCTCGGACTTTTTtctttgcctgaaaaggccaatGAAAGAGGATCAAAGCAGAATGCACCtcagctctcaaggctattccggagaatgccttccgtgacgacTTCAatacttggaaatcgcgctggcagcgctgcatcgacgcagatggagcatattttaaaagtttttaaagaattgtaacgattgatttaataaatttttttaaatcgactcagtcctattactttccggacaaacactGTATGTGTACTCTCTGATAATTTCATTGTCGAGTTACTTCGGAACTACTAACTTTTAGTTTACTTGGAAAAATTTTCGAGGATCTAAACTGCGAAACCCGACATTCCTGGAATGGAAGGAAATTGAGCAGGCTTGCAGGATATTTTTGAAGACGAATGAATTGTGTTATAGGCTGCAGCCAACATGAGTTACGATCTGGGTACTTCAAGCATAGTTATAGCTCATACACACAAAAGAAcactaatataaataaatatatacttaactGCTAACCGATTTCGCCTAATATCTATAGTTGATAATGTTCTAATAAACTGCTAGATGTATCTTTAGTAAATTGTGAGCTTAGTATCTATCCAACAGACTAATATCGCCCACATTTAATGACTAGAAATGATTGTTAGACCTctctgacatacatatatactatatgctaCTAATCTTACTAATACATGACTAATACACGGCTACACcgattattgcttttgttgacCGTAAGCTCGTTCAACCGGCCTCGCACCCAGCAGTTGTGTGGGTGTGCCTGCTTCTAAGGCCGCAATCGAACTTACACGTCCGGCCACCGCGGTTACACTGATGAGCGGCACTGAGCAACTTGAAGCTCCATCAGCTCTGGTTGGCGGTCAGGCCGCAATATCGTTGGCGCCATTATAGCCAAAGTAATTCAAATTGAACTCATCGTTGAAGAGCACCTCCTCGGCACCCACTTGGTGTGACATTTGTATGCCCAATTCCAGTGGATCGATTTCGGTGACATAATACTGGGAGTTCGTTGTGttgtgtgaatgtatgtatgagcTGGACGCCAGATGTGTGGCATTCGTGCTGCGCAGGCCACTTTCGTGCACAGCAACATCCTTGTGTATGGGATTGAGGTAATCTTCTGGTGGTTAAAGAAGACAGAGTGAGACAAAAATTTAGTATCTTTTCCATTTACGCAACCAAGCGCTACTACTCACCATTATCCAGCAACACATCGTGATAGGTACTGATGATAGAGTTCACCGATTGCACCTCCACTTCGCGGTGAATACCATTCAAAATTTGTCCAGCTGTCTTGCGCAGCTCCTCATCGCTCATCAGGTCGTTAAATGGCAACTCGTGCACCAAATGGTTGCTCTCCAGCCTCTGATTGTTGGTGTCGCTGGAGTTGTTGGAATTCCGCGCGCAGCCTTCGTCGCCGCTGTTGCTCAGCATTTCTCGTGCTATTGTAGCAGCGGCGGTAGCTGCCTCATCGTAGACGCatgtctgttgttgttgctgctgctttcgttgttgctgttgttggcaatCTGGATGCGGCGAAGTGCAACTTTGACGTTGCTGCATTTGTTGCTGGTGCTGTTGCAGGCGTTCACGATTCATCGACTCCATTTTGAAGAACAGATCCAGACGTTGtttcttctgtaaaataaaTTGGAAATTAAAGATAGTTTTCGTGGTTAACGTGCTTTGTGAGCGTCGTACGTGTTCCCATGCCAGTACATTCTCTGCTGAATCTCCACTTGAGATTGTCCACAAGTGTCCAGCACCCTGCGGCGCCTTGAGTCCTTTGCGGAAATGTGGATTGATGGAGAGGTTATGTCGTACTGAGTTCTTCCAACGATCATCGTTCGATTTATAGTATGGGAAGCGATCACTGCAATTAGGAATTGTAGAAAGGTAAACCGTCCATTATTTATCAGTCCTTTATCACATTTTTAATAACTTGGACTTATGTAAactcaaaaacacaaaatcaaaAGATTTATgctaaaaatgcatttttctcgaaTGGTTTTTCATGTTGAATGGCGCGTAAAGGCTAAGGATTTCAGAACTAATTGTATCATGTTATCGGGAGGCTTTCCAAGGGTTTCTCctcttattgttttttatttccgagaccatatttaatttttcattatacagggttttttttggaaagttatagaactgagtcgatttaaaaaaaatgacgGAACCAATCATtacaggaggaacaaattcacgGTGGatgatgcctttgatgccaaaaaagataatgagcatcgttttcactttggatttgctcattcttccggtcttcatcagcgacttcTTCCCGGCCATTCAAAACGGCCTGGTGCCACCTGAAACACACCACATcgtgctaaagcaacatctgggtaagattgcttgatcatatcaaacgtctgtgtcgcagatttaccgagtttcacacattatttaatcgcgtacctctgctctaacgaacgctgcattttcagcttgcaccactcacagaaacacgtcgacAATTGACCAGCCCCTCGTTCGGCTCGACTTTTCGTCTTGGttgaccttcttcttcttctttactggcgtagacaccacttacgcgattatggtcgagtcaacaacagcacgccagtcgtttcttctcttcgctacgtggcgccaattggatattccaagcgaagccaggtccttctctactttgtccttccaacggagtggaggtcttcctctgcttcccgcggcgggtactgcgacgaatactttcagagctggagtctttcctccatccggacaacatgacctagccagcgtagccgctgtcttttaattcgctgaactatgtcaatgtcgtcgtatatctcgtacagctcatcgttccatcgaatgcgatattcgccgtggccaatgcgcaaagaaccataaatctttcgcagaacctttctctcgaaaactcgtaacgtcgattcatcggttgttgtcatcgtccaagcctctgcatcatatagcaggacgggaattatgagcgacttatagagtttggcttttgttcgtcgagagaggactttacttttgaattgcctactcagtcttgGTTGACCTAcaactattatattttttaagatttcgaGAACGTTTAGGATTTTAAACCCCTTTTTTCCTAGACCATCAGTAATCCAGGGTAGAGTAACTCTCGAGGAATATTCTCGGTTGGGCAATTTTTCACGAAAGTCCCTCTTTAACTTCGCTTATAGGTCAATCTCCAGATACACTTTAGATACATACTTTAGATACATAGGTATGCTTTATGCCCATAAATTAGTTAGTTGGGAACCAATGACCTGACAACCACATTTCGAAAAGCACTCGATTCCCTGTCCAACGCGGTTCATTTACTTGGACAGCTGAATTACAAAGTTTTAATGACTTTTGcgtcaaataaattaaattgctcCATTTTGTTAGCCATTTACATAGTTTCATAAGTAAATGTGTGTGTTATGACGACATTTGCTTCTGTCAGGCCACCCTTCTGTTGTCAATCAAAACAAAGTTGGCCACCATTGGCCAGCGTCACAAACAAAAACTCATCAAAACTTTGACCAGTGGCAATTAAAGTTGAGCCAACTTTTACATTGTTTCCGCTTGTGGAATTCCCTCCCATTTCGTCATttgcatacttgtatatatgtatattatacaatatgtaaGCATATgagtacatatagtataaccCCAATCGGTATGAAAGCACATAGAGGGTTGAATTTGTGTATCCTCTTAATTTGCGCCCATCAGGCGTTCATTGTGGGGTTGGAAAAACCGGAAAGGACATCGTGTGCAATGCGCACTCTCCGCTAATGGGTATGCAATAGCAACAATAGCTATACTCGTATAGTAAATTACTTTGCATTACGGCCAACAACAAGGAGATTGCATGCAGCAAGCCACCCTTTCGTGGCATGTGAACAATTTAGGCCCCCTGTCAGCTCTGTTCTGAACATTGGCTGCTATGCTATAAAGCGTATCAATTTGGTATACGATAGTACATACACAGATTTACCTAGTTAAACTTCCAAGAAGCGAAACCATTATTCCGTTCAGGATTATTTCGGACAAAATACATTCATATAGGTTTCTAAAGGCACTGCCAAAAGCAGGATCGCTCGAATCGAAGTCAGTTTACGAATTAATGTAGGTCTCGGAACAATTATTGACACTCGAAAACCCTCAGCCAGACAGCCTACACTTCTGCTGGAGCTACAATCAGATTTCGGATTATTATATGTTTTAAAACAGTCTTGGATACTCGAGACCTCTCAGCAATTCATTTCGCCTAAATGTCACTCGTCTTAAGAAAGTAGGCATGATGGCCAGCGCGGGATCATCTCTTTTAAAGGCCTGAACATTTACTCTGACAACTAAGTGACATCTGCGAGCTTTTTGACCAAAGTTGGAGTGCTTTCTTTGTGGCGAGACTTAGTTTTTCGGATATAATGTACTGCAGAGAGGCATTATGATATCTATAACCACATACGATTTTCCATTAAACAGAGAAATATTCGATCTCTTCAGTATAGTAAGAACTAATTGGGGCTCTGGGAAGTTAAGGCTTGAATGCCAAGTCGTTGTCTTTATGTTGAATTTGATTCTCTGTGTGTATAACATGCGACGAAAAACTCCAACTTTTAAGGCAGAGAACCCCCTACTTCCACTCTCACTTGAAAGACCAAGGAATACAAATGAGTCGCTTGATTTTGGATAGTTTTTCGTGAAATTGTACCGtgatatattatgtatatttaggtAGGTAAACCGTCCagcaagaaaagaaaaaatccaAATAGGCAATCATAAAAGGTGAAGAATACGCAGGAAAAGAGAATAGTGATTAGTAAGTTTTTATATGTCAGTCAAAACTCGTAAATTTTTAATGACCCTTCCGCTAGAAGCTTTACGCCGACCAAGGTTCATACAGCCCACAGCGAATTAATAATACCAAGTAATGTGAAACATTCGTTTGAATTTGTCATTCTACTTATATTTATTGTCATGTAGCCCGAATTTCCATTGCGCACTAAACGAGGGGCAGTTCCTcgtaaattatgaaaataaagaaaaaaaatcaaaacataagCAAAATATGGCGACTCACGGTTTTCTTGCACGCTGACGTAGTGTGTGGGGGGACGTTTTTTATTGACGTTATGATTTAGCTACAACGGTAAATATGCCTTGCGTGCAGTTAATTATGAGCGCGGAACGCGAAGGATTCATGGTGGAGTGCCGGTGCGTTTGTTCTGATTGCATTACTTGGGGCAAGTAGCGCCATAGAGCTCCACCTACTCTTCTATACTCAGCATAGGCTTTTGTCTGATTTGTTTCGTTGTCTCGTTTTTGAGATGTTCGccttatttatgaataaatttgtaggcgttttcattataattttttattaaacaggGTGATTCATAATGTGAATCTTAAAGACTTCCTACTAATTTTGTGCACTTTTTGTGTAAGTTTTCGGTGACTTCTTCTTCTCTATTGGCGAATTTTTCGctttttggcgccaattggagattctaagtgtagtcaggtccttctccgccttatctttccaacggagtggaggtcttcctcttcctatgcTTCCCTTGGCGGGTACTGCGACGAGAATCCTCAGAGCTGGAGtcttttcatccatttggacgacatgacctaggcaGCGCAGCcgcatatctcgtacagctcatcgttccatcgactgcttTATTCGcagttgccaatgcgcaaagatccataaatcttccgcagaaattttcactcgaaaactcgcaacgtcgactcatcagatattgacATCGTccgtgcctctgcaccatatagaaggacgggaatgatgagtgacttacagagtttggtcTCTGTTCGTCGagtgaggactttacttctcattaGGCTacacagtccgaagtagcacctgttggtaagagttattctgtgtcggatttcaaagctgacgtTGTTAttgatgttaatgctggttccaagatagacgaaatattcaaagttatgactgtggGAGCCAAGTGCGACATCTGTTTGTTTTATGACAGGAGTAATTTCGTCTAGCCCAGGTTCACTACCacacccatttgctttgcttccttaccAGTCTGGtgaaagtagaactaacggcgcgattgttgaggccaatgatatcaatattatcggaGTACGCCGGCACAGATAAAGTGcttcacgcaaacgcctcaaagCAGGCAAGTACTATTCTTTATTGACTGTTTGATACTGGGGAACGGATTCACACTGAATCACATCACGTTAATCAAACAAAATCATAAGCTTTGGCTTGATTTTTGGCCAGCTTTGACTTTGATTTCGGTTTCGGCTTATTTTTGGAGCGTCAATCGCTTGATTTTTGGACATTTTCAACGTTATATTCATCAACACGTCAATGATGTGTAATGGTGTAGGATCCTCAGCTACTTTGCGAAGCGTCTCTTTTTCAATGTgtcgatgttatcgtcattaattaaatatttatcgattGGTTTGCAGACGCAATTTAAATGgaccagtccgagtcaaatttgatcagatggtgcAATGGAGGAAAATAGTTTTCCCGTATATAGACTGGATAGAAATGGCGATGTTATGGGTATTGATAAGAAATACGACCTTCCAGCTAGTGATTTGATACTTTATTAAAACTTCATTTTGGAGGAATGGCCCAGATCGTTTAATAGGCAATCTtccaaaatgaaattattaaatttttaatagaataGACTACATTAAAATACTAATATCTTTCATCCGAGTACTAGAGCAACCTTCCATATCTTGAGCCATTCATTTCATATAAAGAAAATCTGGTTTCCTTATGGATCTTCCTAAGATCTTCGCTTATGTCTATTACATATAATATGTCAGACAAAAGTATGTACTGCCTGATGTCCTAAACTAAACCACACCCTGTATAAGCCGTGCCACTTACCCATTAATATCAAATATCATTGTCAGTAATCGATGGACGGAAGACGTCAGCCACTGCACACACGTACGAAGATACTTCGATGATACTCGTATTATCACTAGCTTATTGACGTGTGAGAAAGAATGGGACCAAGTCCAAATACTCTCGTTGTAGGAAAAGAGTTCATGtgattggcaaaaaaaaaagaagaactgACACATTTCGACACAAAATCGCACTAGTCAATAATATTGATAGCaatctatttatatatgcacTGTAGTATGTTAACATAAACGTTTCTACACAggaaatacttaattttttggtaaatttggTGTTGTGTATTTGAAGGATCCATTATTAGGCGTTGCAACGGTGCAATTGCAattcaatatacaatataaatatgtatatatgcatacacatatataatatagataGTTGGCTTCGTACGTCAGTAGCAATGACAATAATGCCAATAcattttctatacaaaataaATGAGATGTGCAATATGGCGAAATAAAATGCACGTACACCTATATTTCGACGAAGGAATGTCTATTAAGAgtgaaaaattgatttatatgtatgtgtatgtgtatgtgtaggtgTACATATTTTGCCAaccaaaatttacatataaacactAAAAATCCATTTCCCCAACTCCGATGAAATGTTTATGACGGACGACTATACCCCGAACGCCGCCACACACGGCGCTCAGCACGAATGGCTTTTAGTACACACACCgatacacatacactcacacgtTTGCACTGTCCATCCCCTTTCGAAAGTTTTGCCGAGACTTTCGAATGACCTGGCCACTTGGCTGGGTTGGCTGCCGGTGGGCTCAGACACTGAAGAGCCGCCTGTTCGTTTGCTGGTTAGTGGTTGGTTGGCTGGTGGCTCGCCGGTCGGTTCGTGGGCCGTGGATGGTTGGTTGGTTTGTTGGCTGACTGGCTAAATTGGTTGATAGGCCGTTTGCCGGCAACCGACTACTGACTACTGACTGGCTGGCTGCTTGGCTGATGATGGCTGGTTTTCGTGCCAGGCACGCCCCGGCACGGCCAACTACGCCGAAACCAATGCTTAATGCCGTTGATGGTTCcgagcaatttttttttcaaggtaCATTTCGAGTTGTGCTGCGGAAAGCcagttcataaattttatataaattctttCCTACGTATTTTTTTCTGCCCCCGTATCTATGTGGCTGCGTGTCTACACAAGTACAATGGCGAGCCTATTGCTTACGATTTCGGTGAAGTCCGGGTGGCACGCAGGACATGgaggtgtgtgtatgtgtgtgcgatgGCTATACTTGTAATAATTTATTCCgctgtaatttgtttttgtcttgGATTTATTTTCACTGGCAGTGTGTTTATGAAAGAATATTGTCATTGCTTTGCCAGAAAGTTTTAATGGAATATTTCGTAGGTGAATTAAGAACTTATTACATGCTTTGTGTGGAAAGAAGAGCAAATTTGTTCTTAAAGAAAACGAACTTATTATGACCAGAGAcaagaaagtatttttttttttgtagaagaaGTAAATTTATGCATTGACCACGGcccattttctttaataaactgAAGGTATTACACATTTCAATATCTGAACGTTAAAAATTTAACTCTTATAAACAAAATAGTTCATGAACCGAATGTTTTCGAACCATACAAATTCCAATATCGGTTAAGTCCAGTAGAGAAGACGAGTTATATGAATTTGGTTGAAAGAGGAAAGCATCTTAGGCATTAATAAGTTAAGTTTAAATAAGACTCCTGCCTGACTCTAAAACCTACTGCGGTCTTGAATggataactataaaaaattctacaaaGATTTCCAGGTGACAGTTTTTATGCTTATATCAAATTGTTGTGATTATGAATACTCAATTGTCTCCAACTGAACGGCAGGTTATCTACATACACTAGAAATGTCCAAACTACTCGATGAGGTGTGTGGAAATTTGATGGACTAATGAACAATTATCTCTGCTGGTCGTACTGTCCAATATGAGGTTCATCGCACTTGGATTACTAAATGTGAGTCCATAAAATAGATCTCCTGTATTCGATCTTATAAGTCGTTAGTCCTTGAGATCAATGAAAATCTGCTTATgcgtttaatttcttttttaaatttaataataataatttaaaagttcAGTGGGATATCCGAAAGAGTGAGCTCTCTAGTGTTTAAGCCTTTAGCTCGCAAAAACGGGGCAATCAAGAcagaagtgttgagttgtttcaaACCTAAccttccaaacagcttctacGGCTGTCATCAGGTAAGATTCTCATAGCGAGGACTACGACAACGAAATTACCAGTTGGAGCTCCCATAACTAAGGAAAGGTTAGGCTTAGTAATAAGGGCAAAAGCTCACTGGacctcttgcgatcgatcttgagCCAAAAAGTCACTTTTGATCAGTCTTTAGTAAAACAGATGTTCAGCTTATTACAGCCTCAGCTGCAGTGTCTAATCGGAATGTGCTGTAATACTGGGGGGATGGGTCAGAGTTTCAGTCCTTATAAGGTGTATTACGTGCTCTTTTTCCTCTGATAATATACTCTCATCGTGAATAATTTGATATATTATTTCATGTATAAGACACACTTTTAGTTCTCTAAAGATAACTGCACttacttttatattaatttttgttgttaatcaatagtttttcaactaatattttctaatttcccAATCGTTCGATATTGGCTGCGAGGATGTCTATTTGATGTATGTCAATTCTATGTAATGTGATCTATTTAAGACAAGGACACTTGTGGTAATTTACCATCTCTCACTGAGACACCGCCGATCTCTGGGGTAGAAGTCACAAAGGATCCCACTTAGATAGCTGGGATTGTTAGTCTTTTGTGATCCTCCTACTTCTAATTTGATTAATTAGGACCCTTGTAAATCGACGAAGGTTTCTGGGctacaaatttgttgaagtttCTAATATCATCTTTTGCTTAATTCATCGAAGTTGTCGCTACTGAGATTTGTTAATCTCCGTTTTGAACAGATTAGAGCTTTAACAGTTGACGTCCAGTATGATTCCTATTACCGCATATCTATATCATATCTATAGGACGGTGTCTTAAACTTTCAAAAGAGATCTGTTTCATTCCCCTCTGGACCTGAAGGATTGCTTAGGTCTTCCGGGGTTTATAGAGCTCGATACAACGTCGACTGGGTCCCAGACTGATGCCATTCGGGTAAGGATTCCTTTTCTTGCAAGTTGATCGGATTTGCAGATTCCACAGTGATCAAAACAAGTCTAACAATGAAGCAGATTTTTCTTGAAAGAAGTTGCACTTCGAAGCTGGAAAAGTTTAAGTAAATATGGTGATCAACCCTTTTCAAAGAAATAAAGACTAAGGTTTTTTTAATACACCGTGTCTGTAATGTAATGTAAGTTTATCAAAGTATGGAGAATCTAGTTCATCCAAGTGGCAGGTGGCAGGGTTTATATGATATTTAAATGAGGAAAATATATAGTAATCTTCGATCCAATTTCTCGACCTATAGTTTATATGTGCAGTATATAATCTTCAATCTCCCCACTACAAGCATGTTGTTCTATAAAGTgcacaaataactgaaaatccACATAtcgtatatatattatagtatatacacatatatacatatatatgtatatactatatagtatgtagtatactatatatgattGCACCAGCAAATCTTGAAGTTCTTTACAAAGTAGGTAAATTTTTCTTCTACTAATTGTTATTCGCTTTAAGCTGTCCGAGATTTCTGACAAACTTTTCGTCCTGCACATAATTCAAGGTTCCATACTAAgttttcacagttttccccgtcTCATCATTATAGCGTATTTCCCTCATTAAATGAAAGGAAATTAAAGTTGCGTGTTCATTGTCTATATTCCACGTGTATATGCAGATatctatacatatttgtaagtagtaaaacatatatacatatatacatacatagatatgtatgtatgttcttacAGAAATAGTATATGGCGGCATACCGTCAACtatgttttactcataaaacTCGTAGGCAGTCTATAAAATTTTGCAAGGTATGAGCAGAAGTGAAGTTTAAGTGCGAGGGTGAGGAGGGGTTGAGAGTAAAGTTACCGTTAAATATTCTTATTGGTATTTCATTAATCGTCGACAAATATGTCTTGTGGGCTGTATTCAAATAGGATTGAGGTTatagttgtaaatatttatgcgtGTATATACCATAACAGTGTATGTACACTACTTGACCAAGGCAAAGTTTTAGGAAACCTTTaggaatatgtaaatattttttttatatttttgtaggtTTAAAAAAGATATGTGTTTGCTGTAGTTTTTCGCATAGTGGTATGAATCAAGGTGTTACTTGATCAAAATTGAATGTGATGAGTAAATACTTCATTCATTTCAATAAAGAACATATGAAGGCAACGTCTGGATGACGAGTTTCCGTGTAATGTCCCAGGAAAgtcaaccatcaaggattggtatgctaagtttagacgtggtggaatgagcaccgaagacggtgagCGCAGTGGACATCCATAAGAGGTTATTACCGACGCAAACTTCAAAAACagttcacaaaagaaatttgaatgaacgtaaagtgaagttgttcgagatagcggACACTCTAAAGATTTTAACTGGTACGTACTGGTATATCATTTCATTAGCGATTTTTTGGAAATGAGAAAGTTCTGTGAAAAGTGGCCGTCGAGCGTGCTAACTTTTGAACAAAAACAatcgacgagttgatgattcgtaGCAGTGTTtgaagatgttcaagcgtaataggcttgagtttttgcgtcgatatgtgacaatggatgaaatatTGCTTCATTATTTCACTTCGAGGTCCAATCGACAATCATCCGACTGGACTACACActatgaacccgctccaaagcgttgAAAAAAGCAACAGTCGGCTTACAAGATTATGGCGCCTGAATTTTGAGATGTGTATGAAATGAGTTTTATGACTTTCATATACCAGGAAAAAGGGAGTGCCATCAACAGCGATTATTATATCACGTTATTGGAGCGTTTGAAAGACGAAATCGCCAAAAAACGACCGCTttcgaagaaaaagaaagtgctgtttgaCCAAGGTAATGCACCGTGCCACTAggcagtgaaaacgatggcaaaaacttATGAATTTGCCTTCGAAATGCTTCCGCATCCACATTATTCTCAACATCTGGCTCCAGCTACTATTTTCTGTTCTAAGATCTCAAAAGAACGCGCGCTGGTACGAatttttcgtcgaatgaaaaagtcatcgccgaaactgaggcctattttgaagtaaataaaaagttgtctaaaagttggagggtcgcttTAATCAGTGGACCATATCATCTTTgagggaactatgttgaataaaaaaaagaatcatttt
Proteins encoded in this region:
- the LOC105227523 gene encoding forkhead box protein A2-B; this encodes MIFDINGDRFPYYKSNDDRWKNSVRHNLSINPHFRKGLKAPQGAGHLWTISSGDSAENVLAWEHKKQRLDLFFKMESMNRERLQQHQQQMQQRQSCTSPHPDCQQQQQRKQQQQQQTCVYDEAATAAATIAREMLSNSGDEGCARNSNNSSDTNNQRLESNHLVHELPFNDLMSDEELRKTAGQILNGIHREVEVQSVNSIISTYHDVLLDNEDYLNPIHKDVAVHESGLRSTNATHLASSSYIHSHNTTNSQYYVTEIDPLELGIQMSHQVGAEEVLFNDEFNLNYFGYNGANDIAA